From the Candidatus Liberibacter asiaticus genome, the window GTATTGACGGTTGAAGAGGGACGTGCTGCTTCTCATAGAGGGAGAGGATGGGAACAATTCACAGATTCTGTCATTGATTTGATCAGTAATAATCATCAAAACATTGTTTTTATGTTATGGGGTGCTTCCGCTCAAAAAAAACAGGATGTTTTAGATCATAAACGACATCTTGTGCTCAAAGCCGCACATCCTTCTCCATTATCAGCAAGCCATGGCTTTTTTGGTTGTCGCCATTTTTCTAAGGCTAACCGATATCTTCAAGAACATGGAAAAACAACGGTTAATTGGCAAATACCTTTGTCATAAATGTCATATGGAAACAAGAGAATACGGATTATTATCAAAAGGATACGTCTTCGTTATTAACACTTTAGAAAGAGGTAAATTACACTATATAAGTGTATGATAGGCAATAAATATCCAAAAGAGGGGCAATTATCTTGTGGGAAAGAATCGCTAATACTATCGTTGCTACAAGTAAAAAATGGTCTTTTTTATTTGCAATATTATCTCCAACAGAAGTTTATAATGTTCACCGTAGAATATGGCATCTTTTACGTGACGATTTTGGGTATTTCACAAAGAGAACTTTTTTCTGTTTTGCCTTTTTTATAACTATTATATACGTGTTTTTTCCTATTTTTATAAATTTTTTAATTTCCTATATTTATAAAAACATAGGCTATAAAATATCCTCCCAATATTATTCTCTTACAGAATATACATGGCATGATATTGAGACATTTCTTGCACTACTTTATATGTCTTGTATTTTGGTCGCAACAGACGATCGTAAGTTAAGGATGATAGAAGATGGTGATCGTATTATAGAAATTATTCAAAGTATACGTCGTGCTTTTGATCAATATAAAGAAGAAGAGAGAAAAGCATTGTCAGATATACAGGAACAATTATTAAACGATGCCTCTAAGAAGATCGTTTTTTCTTCGGATAGAGAAGAATATATTGGACTACATCAAAAACAAATTGATCTTATCCATCAAAATATTGATCGACATCTGGCAAGAATGAAGAATCAATTAGTTGCAGAATCAGATGAACTAGAAGATATTTTATCTCGATATAGCATCGAATCTATTCCCTTAGACCTCCCTGAAATGAGTCAAGACGAAGCGATTAAATATATAAATCATGTATATCTGTTAGGAAAATGGATATCACGAGGAGAAATTCAGAGAAGTCAGATCGCTCGCAGGGAATATATTGGATATCTACAATAAAAAAAGATTGTCATATTTTGTATACGAAAAATAAATGTTTACTCTGCAAAAAAACAAGAGAATGATGTCTACTCCTAAGAAATGCTGAATGATCTTTTATCTAGGTTGGTATGCCATCAAGTTGATATACGTCTTATACCATAGAGAAATACGATATGTTTTGTAATAGCATACCTGAAAGACCACATTTTGAACTTGAGGCAATGGTACGAGAGAAAAATATGTGGCCAGTAGCAGGAATAGATGAGGTAGGACGCGGCGCACTTGCAGGTCCTGTTGTGGTAGCAGCTATTATTCTTGATCCGAATAACATTCCTTTTGGTATTAATGATTCAAAAAAAATATCACATAAAAAAAGAGAAGAGTTATACGAAAAGATCACGAGTAGTGCTATCATTTCTATTTCTTCTGCGAGCCATCAGTATATTGACAAACATAATATTCATAAAGCTACTCTCGATGCAATTTATCATGCTGTAGAAAATTTACAAGTTATTCCTCGATCTGCTCTCATTGATGGGCGTAGCATTCCTGAAGATCTACCATGTCAAGCATTTGCCGTTATCAAGGGAGATTCTATTTCTTTATCTATCGCAGCAGCATCTATTATCGCTAAAGTCACGCGTGACCGTCTTATGAGGATAGCTCACAAAAAATATCCCGATTATGGATTTGATTCTCATGTAGGTTATCCAACAGCAAAACATCAACAAGTCATAAAAGAAAAGGGTCCTAGTTGTATTCATAGGCTGACATTTCGTCCATTACGGAATTTATCTGTTTAGTTTTTCATATAGAAATATTTATAAAGCTAATTATACAAGCCCAATATATATGTGAAAATATTATCAGAAATACCTTCTATGAAAAACGGACGTGCGATCTTAACCGAATTTTCCTCAAAAAATCAATTAGTAAATACTGTACAGATATTATGGTATAAAATATGCTTAACTAAAGACACAGTCTAAATAATGAGAGTAGTGTGATAATTTTACATTGTCTATCCGTTATTAGTTCGATGGGAATCAATTACAATATTCCTGCATGCTATCCAGATCCATTAGAAGATTCATCATTATTTTATCATTTTCATTCCACTCTAAACTTGATGACACTGCATTTGCCACTGCGTTTGCAGGAAGAAGGGATTTCGCAATCCAACTTAAGGACTGATCACAATGTAAAGCAACATGTGGCTATTACACCGATTCTTCAAATGCTTGACTTAACTAATTGTCGACATTCTAGAGTAAATCAATGGCGACAAATCTCTAATATTATTGGATATAAAAAAATCAAAAGAATCAATTGTGGTTGATCCCAAGAAATTCATTCTCGGTCAAGCTGTTTTCTGACTTTTAAAGCGTATGATCTTCTCGCATAGATATTTCAATGGCATCCAGATTCTTTTATCATCAAGGCTAAGGCGTAAAGAAGAAGTGAAAAAGGATTAGAAGTGCATATTTATACCAAGAGATGCGATGTGGGCATTACCTTTCCTGTCCACTCTTTCAACATCACTTTTTGCGTTAGAATTATTAACAGAATGAATGTGATGAGGAATATAACGATAACTAGCAGATAAAGAGATGTCGTAATTTACCATATAATCTAAACCTATACCTAATACTACACTTGATCCATGCCCATCAAATCTACCTTTAGCATTTTTACTGTTGTCTGATTCAACCTTCTCAAGGCTTGAATCTATAACGTATGCTCCTCCAAATCCTCCCATTCCATAGATAAGAAGAGAATCCACAGAATATCCTGCTTTTAGTACAACATCCCCATAAATAAAATATTTTTCTTTTAGACGATAAAACGTAGAATCATCCTTCGCAGCAGTAGTATGACAATTGATACCAAAAACAAAATCTTCTAGCTGTATATTATGTCCTAATTCAATTCCCAATCCATTTGGTAGTAAACTATTATACGTTTTCCTATTGATAGTATCAGCTAAGGGGTGCGTTTCATATAAACGAGATATATGCAATCCTACATAATTACCAGACCATATACCATATTCATCATCCTGATATTCCACATTGTTATCTGCCTCATTAAATAAGTCAATTTTCCTAGGCAGATAAAGATCTACTGCTAACGAATGATTCGGTACTACAATACTTAAAAATACTACGAAAAAAAGTGCACCATACCCATTAAAATTCATATGAAATTTCTCCGAAGGGATAGATATAAAGATAATAATAAAATACAATTCACTTTTTAATTGATTGTATGCGGATTAGCAATAATCCATTAAACAACGAAAACAAATGTGAACCGCCGTGAATCCGCATCATTAACTTTTGCAAAGGAAATTTTTAATTACATATACTACATCCAGCATATTAATTTTGCCTGCATACATGCCTATATAGTATATATAAAAAATATTTGATGTATATTTTTTAATAGTACAATAAATTTACATTATAATATATTAAATAAAATAAAAATATCGCGATAACTTTTTAGTACTTTAATATTATTTCGAAATTTTGGTAGTTTTTTATGACCTTAACGGTAAAATATCAATATAAAATTTTACTTTTTGTAATATTTCTAAATCAATTGTTGATATCTGTTAAGGAAAAAATTTGTTGACCCGATCTTTGAAAGATTTTCTTAGTATATGGTTGTGTCATGAGAAAAACTTAGAAAGTTTTTCTCCCCATACCTTTATGATCTACTTTTCTATTTTCTTTTCCATTTTTATCGCTACAGTGATATTTATTGCGAATATTTTTTTATTTTATATCGGATTAACACCGTTTTATGGGTTAGAATATATTCTGGTAGAAAATTTATCTCTCGTTATTATTTCTATCACTATATCATTGTTATTGGGATATATATCTGGATCGATTCTCAAAGAATTATTCATTTCTTATAATAGAATATCCCAATTAAGCCGGATTGATTGTCTCTCTGGGTTGCTTAATCACTCTGCTTTTATTTCTAGTCTTGGATCTTATAACGAAAAATTATCAATCGTTTTTTTTGATATTGATTATTTTAAGCAAATCAATGACAATTTTGGACATCCTGTAGGAGATAAAGTGATAGCTTTTCTTTCTGATCAACTGGTTGTCGTTTTTGGGACACCTATGTTTGTAGGACGATTAGGAGGAGAGGAATTTGCAGCTGCTGCTTTAGGATCTTCTGAACAAGAAGCTGCAATTCTTGCTAATGATCTTAGAAAAATTATAGAAAATTCCCAAATTAATATTTCTTCTGGCCCATCTATTCATATCACTATCTCAGCTGGAATAGCAGAACGTTGTCATAAAGAACCTATCTCGACAATTATCTATCGAGCCGATCAAGCTTTATACGTTGCTAAAAAATCAGGACGTAATCGCGTTGTTTGTTTTAGTGATATTGAAAATAATACTTGCTAAATATCAGAATTTACGATCTAGTCAGTTTATTGTACTTTATCCTTGTGGCTTATAATAATAGGGCTTTGCTTTGGTTTTAAATTGTTCATATACTCTCTTAAAATAAGGGTCAAAGGAAAAATATGATGATGCAAAGTTCTCAAAATAAAAAATTATATTTCCTTTACACTCATTATATTCAAAGTTACATATAAACAAGGATTGAGCCATCAAGGATTCTAGAAATACTGTTGATAATCACTCAATGATATTGACAAGTTTAGAATATTTTTGATCATAACACCTTGAACGTTATTATTAATACGACTTGTATTGAGGATAAATATGATTGATAACATTCAAAATGTTACACAAGATCAATTACGCACTTTTATTGAGCGTCTTGAACGTCTTGAAGAAGAGAAAAAACTTCTTACTGAAAATATTAAAGATATTTATGGTGAGGCAAAAGCAACTGGTTTTGATGTAAAGGCCATTAAAAAAATTCTCTCGTTGCGCAAAAAAGATGAAAAACAATGGATGGAAGAAGAGCAAATTCTAGACGTTTATTTGCGCGCTCTTGGTATGTTAAAAGACGAATAAGGGTATTCTCAATAATAAGAATATATTTTTTCTCTTTATAGATCTTATTATTCATGGAAAGAATAGGGGAGGGTATTTTTAATCTCTGTCCATGAATATAATAAATCAAAAGGAAGATCAAAATAACGGTAGTTGATATAAATGAAAGTCGTTTGATATTTTCATCAAATTACAGACATGATGATAGCCATGAAATGATTTATTGTGCTTTTCACCTGGCACGGAGAAGAGAATCAGCCCATGATTCTACATAATGATTAAAATAACCTTCAATATTATAGGACGACGTCTCCTACTTCTTGCGAAATAAGGTCTACGACGTCTGTTATAAGGAAGTCTCTTATAAGGTCTATTAAAACGTATACGATATGGACTAACAATCCTAGAAGACCCATACGCAGGTTGAAGTCGTCTTCGATACATATTCATCCTAGAATAAGTATTAAAAGGTCGGGCTCTTCTTGATGAAGTGTAAGGACGACGACGCCAACGACGCTGTGTAAAGTTAGGAGAGTAACGATATCGATAAGAAATAGCCATAATAAAAAAACCTTAATAAATAACCTTAATAATTAACCTCAATAAATAACATTAAATAAATTAATGTATTACTCTGTACCCTCCTTAGCTTCCTCAGATTCAGAATCAG encodes:
- a CDS encoding ribonuclease HII, whose protein sequence is MFCNSIPERPHFELEAMVREKNMWPVAGIDEVGRGALAGPVVVAAIILDPNNIPFGINDSKKISHKKREELYEKITSSAIISISSASHQYIDKHNIHKATLDAIYHAVENLQVIPRSALIDGRSIPEDLPCQAFAVIKGDSISLSIAAASIIAKVTRDRLMRIAHKKYPDYGFDSHVGYPTAKHQQVIKEKGPSCIHRLTFRPLRNLSV
- a CDS encoding outer membrane protein; the protein is MNFNGYGALFFVVFLSIVVPNHSLAVDLYLPRKIDLFNEADNNVEYQDDEYGIWSGNYVGLHISRLYETHPLADTINRKTYNSLLPNGLGIELGHNIQLEDFVFGINCHTTAAKDDSTFYRLKEKYFIYGDVVLKAGYSVDSLLIYGMGGFGGAYVIDSSLEKVESDNSKNAKGRFDGHGSSVVLGIGLDYMVNYDISLSASYRYIPHHIHSVNNSNAKSDVERVDRKGNAHIASLGINMHF
- a CDS encoding DUF2312 domain-containing protein; this encodes MIDNIQNVTQDQLRTFIERLERLEEEKKLLTENIKDIYGEAKATGFDVKAIKKILSLRKKDEKQWMEEEQILDVYLRALGMLKDE
- a CDS encoding GGDEF domain-containing protein; its protein translation is MTRSLKDFLSIWLCHEKNLESFSPHTFMIYFSIFFSIFIATVIFIANIFLFYIGLTPFYGLEYILVENLSLVIISITISLLLGYISGSILKELFISYNRISQLSRIDCLSGLLNHSAFISSLGSYNEKLSIVFFDIDYFKQINDNFGHPVGDKVIAFLSDQLVVVFGTPMFVGRLGGEEFAAAALGSSEQEAAILANDLRKIIENSQINISSGPSIHITISAGIAERCHKEPISTIIYRADQALYVAKKSGRNRVVCFSDIENNTC